A part of Arachis hypogaea cultivar Tifrunner chromosome 12, arahy.Tifrunner.gnm2.J5K5, whole genome shotgun sequence genomic DNA contains:
- the LOC112727066 gene encoding uncharacterized protein, protein MASTKVQRVMTQPINLIFRFLQSKARIQIWLFEQKDLRIEGRIIGFDEYMNLVLDDAEEVNVKKNTRKTLGRILLKGDNITLMMNTGK, encoded by the exons ATGGCAAGCACTAAAGTTCAGAGGGTTATGACCCAACCCATT AATTTGATTTTCAGGTTCCTTCAAAGT aaagCTCGCATTCAGATTTGGCTCTTCGAACAAAAGGATTTGAGGATTGAAGGCCGTATCATT GGTTTTGATGAATACATGAATTTGGTTCTGGATGATGCTGAAGAAGTGAATGTCAAGAAGAACACCAGAAAAACATTAG GGAGGATCCTTCTTAAAGGAGACAACATAACTTTAATGATGAACAC Gggaaaatga